A genomic segment from Malus domestica chromosome 05, GDT2T_hap1 encodes:
- the LOC103413668 gene encoding replication protein A 70 kDa DNA-binding subunit B-like isoform X2: protein MSFLILFNFTAADLPGIGALRPKNVCVNFIHFCEARNLEGILDRWSKNLVLWHLKISEIWIVARRSWFYAVLRLIEMMSLHSLIPYQPANKLQIRVCRMWITKTIEDDPQPQSLDCVFVDKQGDAVHATVNARDIQFFLDLLTVGDAYEITKFRVVHNRTSSKVVPHPAALELNRRTTFVPIHKTNQEIPKQWFNLIDLDQLHKRINNDVELTDVFGHLTAVQPIEDVTVQSSRIAKKRNLNLQDIRGETIRITLWGEAATTFEDSGIKSLPPPIFLAVTSLKVKEYRGNPVLGSTGSTVCIFNPEIPQLTQYKQKFKDLKSPVQTLRTSAEMYADRAVSPNFESKTIDELLLLDPALHKNVSFECKATVIGFDLSRGWWYKSCPFCHKAVKKTSGAFQCNEHGSFNRLPEPWFKINLIVEDSTNQHNFLMLGRNAEKILHVSCHTLVIEDGYDDPFMVPPPLKKLVGETKRFLLSFGNQNSDFRKTDFIIYGLLQDQLPLNTAIASIDPQTPTATAGKQIITEATPAPVTPSQRPDHHPQSVVPLKTSKRPLFIDQADKPDSKKTRTEQIEVTNSARIAREFHKLVVPKIEPADKEPIAALKTKSQTKKTKDRRIHVDVATVL from the exons ATGAGCTTCTTGATCCTCTTTAACTTCACAGCAGCTGACCTACCTGG GATAGGTGCATTGAGACCTAAAAATGTATGCGTGAACTTCATACATTTTTGTGAGGCTCGGAACCTTGAAGG GATTTTGGATCGTTGGAGTAAAAACTTGGTTCTTTGGCATTTGAAG ATTTCAGAAATTTGGATCGTTGCAAGAAGAAGCTGGTTCTATGCCGTTTTGAG ATTGATCGAGATGATGTCGCTTCATTCTCTAATACCATACCAGCCAGCAAACAAGCTCCAAATCAGGGTTTGCAGGATGTGGATCACAAAAACCATCGAAGATGACCCTCAGCCACAAAGTCTTGATTGTGTGTTTGTTGATAAACAG GGGGATGCAGTTCACGCGACTGTGAATGCTCGagacattcaattttttttggacCTTCTGACAGTCGGCGATGCATACGAGATCACTAAATTTCGTGTTGTTCACAACAGGACATCGAGCAAAGTTGTCCCTCATCCTGCGGCGCTTGAATTAAATAGGAGAACCACATTCGTTCCAATTCACAAAACAAATCAGGAGATCCCAAAGCAATGGTTCAATTTGATTGACCTTGATCAACTTCATAAGAGAATCAACAACGATGTTGAACTTACAG ATGTGTTTGGTCATTTAACGGCTGTGCAGCCGATTGAAGACGTGACTGTCCAAAGCTCAAGAATTGCGAAGAAGAGGAATCTTAACTTGCAAGACATCAG GGGCGAAACGATTAGGATCACCTTATGGGGAGAAGCTGCAACAACTTTTGAGGACAGTGGAATAAAATCCCTTCCACCACCTATCTTCCTTGCTGTAACAAGCCTCAAAGTCAAAGAATACCGAG GAAACCCTGTTCTTGGAAGCACTGGATCAACTGTTTGTATTTTCAATCCAGAGATTCCACAGCTCACCCAATACAAACAAAA GTTTAAGGATCTGAAATCACCTGTTCAAACCTTACGCACCTCAGCGGAAATGTATGCAGACCGTGCTGTTAGTCCTAATTTTGAGTCCAAAACAATTGATGAGCTCCTTCTACTTGATCCTGCTTTGCACAAA AATGTAAGTTTTGAATGCAAAGCGACTGTCATTGGATTTGATTTGAGTAGAGGTTGGTGGTACAAGTCGTGCCCATTCTGCCATAAAGCTGTCAAAAAAACTTCCGGAGCATTTCAGTGCAATGAACATGGTTCATTTAACAGGTTACCTGAACCATG GTTCAAAATCAATCTTATAGTGGAAGATAGCACAAATCAGCACAATTTCCTCATGTTAGGAAGGAACGCTGAAAAGATACTTCATGTTTCTTGCCACACTTTGGTAATAGAAGACGGATATGACGATCCCTTCATGGTGCCACCACCTCTAAAAAAATTGGTGGGCGAGACAAAAAGATTTTTGCTATCTTTTGGCAATCAAAACAGTGATTTTAGGAAGACAGACTTCATCATTTATGGATTGCTTCAAGATCAGCTGCCCTTGAACACAGCAATTGCCTCAATCGACCCACAAACGCCTACTGCCACTGCAGGAAAACAAATTATAACTGAAGCGACTCCTGCCCCAGTGACACCTTCCCAGCGGCCAGATCACCATCCCCAATCGGTTGTACCTCTCAAAACTTCAAAGAGACCATTGTTCATTGATCAAGCAGACAAACCAGACAG CAAAAAAACTCGCACTGAGCAAATAGAGGTAACCAATTCTGCTAGAATTGCCAGAGAATTCCACAAACTGGTTGTCCCTAAGATTGAGCCCGCCGATAAAGAACCGATAGCTGCGCTCAAAACAAAGTCTCAAACCAAAAAAACCAAGGATAG AAGGATACATGTAGATGTAGCAACTGTTTTGTAA
- the LOC103413668 gene encoding replication protein A 70 kDa DNA-binding subunit B-like isoform X3: MICVFLSLGAHHQGVLFFVFRIGALRPKNVCVNFIHFCEARNLEGILDRWSKNLVLWHLKISEIWIVARRSWFYAVLRLIEMMSLHSLIPYQPANKLQIRVCRMWITKTIEDDPQPQSLDCVFVDKQGDAVHATVNARDIQFFLDLLTVGDAYEITKFRVVHNRTSSKVVPHPAALELNRRTTFVPIHKTNQEIPKQWFNLIDLDQLHKRINNDVELTDVFGHLTAVQPIEDVTVQSSRIAKKRNLNLQDIRGETIRITLWGEAATTFEDSGIKSLPPPIFLAVTSLKVKEYRGNPVLGSTGSTVCIFNPEIPQLTQYKQKFKDLKSPVQTLRTSAEMYADRAVSPNFESKTIDELLLLDPALHKNVSFECKATVIGFDLSRGWWYKSCPFCHKAVKKTSGAFQCNEHGSFNRLPEPWFKINLIVEDSTNQHNFLMLGRNAEKILHVSCHTLVIEDGYDDPFMVPPPLKKLVGETKRFLLSFGNQNSDFRKTDFIIYGLLQDQLPLNTAIASIDPQTPTATAGKQIITEATPAPVTPSQRPDHHPQSVVPLKTSKRPLFIDQADKPDSKKTRTEQIEVTNSARIAREFHKLVVPKIEPADKEPIAALKTKSQTKKTKDSSCS; the protein is encoded by the exons atgATCTGTGTCTTTCTTTCTTTAGGTGCGCACCATCAGGGTGtattattctttgttttcag GATAGGTGCATTGAGACCTAAAAATGTATGCGTGAACTTCATACATTTTTGTGAGGCTCGGAACCTTGAAGG GATTTTGGATCGTTGGAGTAAAAACTTGGTTCTTTGGCATTTGAAG ATTTCAGAAATTTGGATCGTTGCAAGAAGAAGCTGGTTCTATGCCGTTTTGAG ATTGATCGAGATGATGTCGCTTCATTCTCTAATACCATACCAGCCAGCAAACAAGCTCCAAATCAGGGTTTGCAGGATGTGGATCACAAAAACCATCGAAGATGACCCTCAGCCACAAAGTCTTGATTGTGTGTTTGTTGATAAACAG GGGGATGCAGTTCACGCGACTGTGAATGCTCGagacattcaattttttttggacCTTCTGACAGTCGGCGATGCATACGAGATCACTAAATTTCGTGTTGTTCACAACAGGACATCGAGCAAAGTTGTCCCTCATCCTGCGGCGCTTGAATTAAATAGGAGAACCACATTCGTTCCAATTCACAAAACAAATCAGGAGATCCCAAAGCAATGGTTCAATTTGATTGACCTTGATCAACTTCATAAGAGAATCAACAACGATGTTGAACTTACAG ATGTGTTTGGTCATTTAACGGCTGTGCAGCCGATTGAAGACGTGACTGTCCAAAGCTCAAGAATTGCGAAGAAGAGGAATCTTAACTTGCAAGACATCAG GGGCGAAACGATTAGGATCACCTTATGGGGAGAAGCTGCAACAACTTTTGAGGACAGTGGAATAAAATCCCTTCCACCACCTATCTTCCTTGCTGTAACAAGCCTCAAAGTCAAAGAATACCGAG GAAACCCTGTTCTTGGAAGCACTGGATCAACTGTTTGTATTTTCAATCCAGAGATTCCACAGCTCACCCAATACAAACAAAA GTTTAAGGATCTGAAATCACCTGTTCAAACCTTACGCACCTCAGCGGAAATGTATGCAGACCGTGCTGTTAGTCCTAATTTTGAGTCCAAAACAATTGATGAGCTCCTTCTACTTGATCCTGCTTTGCACAAA AATGTAAGTTTTGAATGCAAAGCGACTGTCATTGGATTTGATTTGAGTAGAGGTTGGTGGTACAAGTCGTGCCCATTCTGCCATAAAGCTGTCAAAAAAACTTCCGGAGCATTTCAGTGCAATGAACATGGTTCATTTAACAGGTTACCTGAACCATG GTTCAAAATCAATCTTATAGTGGAAGATAGCACAAATCAGCACAATTTCCTCATGTTAGGAAGGAACGCTGAAAAGATACTTCATGTTTCTTGCCACACTTTGGTAATAGAAGACGGATATGACGATCCCTTCATGGTGCCACCACCTCTAAAAAAATTGGTGGGCGAGACAAAAAGATTTTTGCTATCTTTTGGCAATCAAAACAGTGATTTTAGGAAGACAGACTTCATCATTTATGGATTGCTTCAAGATCAGCTGCCCTTGAACACAGCAATTGCCTCAATCGACCCACAAACGCCTACTGCCACTGCAGGAAAACAAATTATAACTGAAGCGACTCCTGCCCCAGTGACACCTTCCCAGCGGCCAGATCACCATCCCCAATCGGTTGTACCTCTCAAAACTTCAAAGAGACCATTGTTCATTGATCAAGCAGACAAACCAGACAG CAAAAAAACTCGCACTGAGCAAATAGAGGTAACCAATTCTGCTAGAATTGCCAGAGAATTCCACAAACTGGTTGTCCCTAAGATTGAGCCCGCCGATAAAGAACCGATAGCTGCGCTCAAAACAAAGTCTCAAACCAAAAAAACCAAGGATAG TTCGTGTAGTTAA
- the LOC103413668 gene encoding replication protein A 70 kDa DNA-binding subunit B-like isoform X1, whose protein sequence is MICVFLSLGAHHQGVLFFVFRIGALRPKNVCVNFIHFCEARNLEGILDRWSKNLVLWHLKISEIWIVARRSWFYAVLRLIEMMSLHSLIPYQPANKLQIRVCRMWITKTIEDDPQPQSLDCVFVDKQGDAVHATVNARDIQFFLDLLTVGDAYEITKFRVVHNRTSSKVVPHPAALELNRRTTFVPIHKTNQEIPKQWFNLIDLDQLHKRINNDVELTDVFGHLTAVQPIEDVTVQSSRIAKKRNLNLQDIRGETIRITLWGEAATTFEDSGIKSLPPPIFLAVTSLKVKEYRGNPVLGSTGSTVCIFNPEIPQLTQYKQKFKDLKSPVQTLRTSAEMYADRAVSPNFESKTIDELLLLDPALHKNVSFECKATVIGFDLSRGWWYKSCPFCHKAVKKTSGAFQCNEHGSFNRLPEPWFKINLIVEDSTNQHNFLMLGRNAEKILHVSCHTLVIEDGYDDPFMVPPPLKKLVGETKRFLLSFGNQNSDFRKTDFIIYGLLQDQLPLNTAIASIDPQTPTATAGKQIITEATPAPVTPSQRPDHHPQSVVPLKTSKRPLFIDQADKPDSKKTRTEQIEVTNSARIAREFHKLVVPKIEPADKEPIAALKTKSQTKKTKDSAQDVRPPKK, encoded by the exons atgATCTGTGTCTTTCTTTCTTTAGGTGCGCACCATCAGGGTGtattattctttgttttcag GATAGGTGCATTGAGACCTAAAAATGTATGCGTGAACTTCATACATTTTTGTGAGGCTCGGAACCTTGAAGG GATTTTGGATCGTTGGAGTAAAAACTTGGTTCTTTGGCATTTGAAG ATTTCAGAAATTTGGATCGTTGCAAGAAGAAGCTGGTTCTATGCCGTTTTGAG ATTGATCGAGATGATGTCGCTTCATTCTCTAATACCATACCAGCCAGCAAACAAGCTCCAAATCAGGGTTTGCAGGATGTGGATCACAAAAACCATCGAAGATGACCCTCAGCCACAAAGTCTTGATTGTGTGTTTGTTGATAAACAG GGGGATGCAGTTCACGCGACTGTGAATGCTCGagacattcaattttttttggacCTTCTGACAGTCGGCGATGCATACGAGATCACTAAATTTCGTGTTGTTCACAACAGGACATCGAGCAAAGTTGTCCCTCATCCTGCGGCGCTTGAATTAAATAGGAGAACCACATTCGTTCCAATTCACAAAACAAATCAGGAGATCCCAAAGCAATGGTTCAATTTGATTGACCTTGATCAACTTCATAAGAGAATCAACAACGATGTTGAACTTACAG ATGTGTTTGGTCATTTAACGGCTGTGCAGCCGATTGAAGACGTGACTGTCCAAAGCTCAAGAATTGCGAAGAAGAGGAATCTTAACTTGCAAGACATCAG GGGCGAAACGATTAGGATCACCTTATGGGGAGAAGCTGCAACAACTTTTGAGGACAGTGGAATAAAATCCCTTCCACCACCTATCTTCCTTGCTGTAACAAGCCTCAAAGTCAAAGAATACCGAG GAAACCCTGTTCTTGGAAGCACTGGATCAACTGTTTGTATTTTCAATCCAGAGATTCCACAGCTCACCCAATACAAACAAAA GTTTAAGGATCTGAAATCACCTGTTCAAACCTTACGCACCTCAGCGGAAATGTATGCAGACCGTGCTGTTAGTCCTAATTTTGAGTCCAAAACAATTGATGAGCTCCTTCTACTTGATCCTGCTTTGCACAAA AATGTAAGTTTTGAATGCAAAGCGACTGTCATTGGATTTGATTTGAGTAGAGGTTGGTGGTACAAGTCGTGCCCATTCTGCCATAAAGCTGTCAAAAAAACTTCCGGAGCATTTCAGTGCAATGAACATGGTTCATTTAACAGGTTACCTGAACCATG GTTCAAAATCAATCTTATAGTGGAAGATAGCACAAATCAGCACAATTTCCTCATGTTAGGAAGGAACGCTGAAAAGATACTTCATGTTTCTTGCCACACTTTGGTAATAGAAGACGGATATGACGATCCCTTCATGGTGCCACCACCTCTAAAAAAATTGGTGGGCGAGACAAAAAGATTTTTGCTATCTTTTGGCAATCAAAACAGTGATTTTAGGAAGACAGACTTCATCATTTATGGATTGCTTCAAGATCAGCTGCCCTTGAACACAGCAATTGCCTCAATCGACCCACAAACGCCTACTGCCACTGCAGGAAAACAAATTATAACTGAAGCGACTCCTGCCCCAGTGACACCTTCCCAGCGGCCAGATCACCATCCCCAATCGGTTGTACCTCTCAAAACTTCAAAGAGACCATTGTTCATTGATCAAGCAGACAAACCAGACAG CAAAAAAACTCGCACTGAGCAAATAGAGGTAACCAATTCTGCTAGAATTGCCAGAGAATTCCACAAACTGGTTGTCCCTAAGATTGAGCCCGCCGATAAAGAACCGATAGCTGCGCTCAAAACAAAGTCTCAAACCAAAAAAACCAAGGATAG TGCTCAAGATGTTCGCCCACCAAAAAAGTGA
- the LOC103413668 gene encoding replication protein A 70 kDa DNA-binding subunit B-like isoform X4 gives MSGEGERERAESNMRFLRLTSYPTGLVNRGCLREISEIWIVARRSWFYAVLRLIEMMSLHSLIPYQPANKLQIRVCRMWITKTIEDDPQPQSLDCVFVDKQGDAVHATVNARDIQFFLDLLTVGDAYEITKFRVVHNRTSSKVVPHPAALELNRRTTFVPIHKTNQEIPKQWFNLIDLDQLHKRINNDVELTDVFGHLTAVQPIEDVTVQSSRIAKKRNLNLQDIRGETIRITLWGEAATTFEDSGIKSLPPPIFLAVTSLKVKEYRGNPVLGSTGSTVCIFNPEIPQLTQYKQKFKDLKSPVQTLRTSAEMYADRAVSPNFESKTIDELLLLDPALHKNVSFECKATVIGFDLSRGWWYKSCPFCHKAVKKTSGAFQCNEHGSFNRLPEPWFKINLIVEDSTNQHNFLMLGRNAEKILHVSCHTLVIEDGYDDPFMVPPPLKKLVGETKRFLLSFGNQNSDFRKTDFIIYGLLQDQLPLNTAIASIDPQTPTATAGKQIITEATPAPVTPSQRPDHHPQSVVPLKTSKRPLFIDQADKPDSKKTRTEQIEVTNSARIAREFHKLVVPKIEPADKEPIAALKTKSQTKKTKDRRIHVDVATVL, from the exons ATGAGTggggaaggagaaagagagagagcagagagCAACATGCGTTTTTTGAGGTTAACGAGTTACCCCACGGGGTTGGTGAACAGAGGATGTCTGAGAGAG ATTTCAGAAATTTGGATCGTTGCAAGAAGAAGCTGGTTCTATGCCGTTTTGAG ATTGATCGAGATGATGTCGCTTCATTCTCTAATACCATACCAGCCAGCAAACAAGCTCCAAATCAGGGTTTGCAGGATGTGGATCACAAAAACCATCGAAGATGACCCTCAGCCACAAAGTCTTGATTGTGTGTTTGTTGATAAACAG GGGGATGCAGTTCACGCGACTGTGAATGCTCGagacattcaattttttttggacCTTCTGACAGTCGGCGATGCATACGAGATCACTAAATTTCGTGTTGTTCACAACAGGACATCGAGCAAAGTTGTCCCTCATCCTGCGGCGCTTGAATTAAATAGGAGAACCACATTCGTTCCAATTCACAAAACAAATCAGGAGATCCCAAAGCAATGGTTCAATTTGATTGACCTTGATCAACTTCATAAGAGAATCAACAACGATGTTGAACTTACAG ATGTGTTTGGTCATTTAACGGCTGTGCAGCCGATTGAAGACGTGACTGTCCAAAGCTCAAGAATTGCGAAGAAGAGGAATCTTAACTTGCAAGACATCAG GGGCGAAACGATTAGGATCACCTTATGGGGAGAAGCTGCAACAACTTTTGAGGACAGTGGAATAAAATCCCTTCCACCACCTATCTTCCTTGCTGTAACAAGCCTCAAAGTCAAAGAATACCGAG GAAACCCTGTTCTTGGAAGCACTGGATCAACTGTTTGTATTTTCAATCCAGAGATTCCACAGCTCACCCAATACAAACAAAA GTTTAAGGATCTGAAATCACCTGTTCAAACCTTACGCACCTCAGCGGAAATGTATGCAGACCGTGCTGTTAGTCCTAATTTTGAGTCCAAAACAATTGATGAGCTCCTTCTACTTGATCCTGCTTTGCACAAA AATGTAAGTTTTGAATGCAAAGCGACTGTCATTGGATTTGATTTGAGTAGAGGTTGGTGGTACAAGTCGTGCCCATTCTGCCATAAAGCTGTCAAAAAAACTTCCGGAGCATTTCAGTGCAATGAACATGGTTCATTTAACAGGTTACCTGAACCATG GTTCAAAATCAATCTTATAGTGGAAGATAGCACAAATCAGCACAATTTCCTCATGTTAGGAAGGAACGCTGAAAAGATACTTCATGTTTCTTGCCACACTTTGGTAATAGAAGACGGATATGACGATCCCTTCATGGTGCCACCACCTCTAAAAAAATTGGTGGGCGAGACAAAAAGATTTTTGCTATCTTTTGGCAATCAAAACAGTGATTTTAGGAAGACAGACTTCATCATTTATGGATTGCTTCAAGATCAGCTGCCCTTGAACACAGCAATTGCCTCAATCGACCCACAAACGCCTACTGCCACTGCAGGAAAACAAATTATAACTGAAGCGACTCCTGCCCCAGTGACACCTTCCCAGCGGCCAGATCACCATCCCCAATCGGTTGTACCTCTCAAAACTTCAAAGAGACCATTGTTCATTGATCAAGCAGACAAACCAGACAG CAAAAAAACTCGCACTGAGCAAATAGAGGTAACCAATTCTGCTAGAATTGCCAGAGAATTCCACAAACTGGTTGTCCCTAAGATTGAGCCCGCCGATAAAGAACCGATAGCTGCGCTCAAAACAAAGTCTCAAACCAAAAAAACCAAGGATAG AAGGATACATGTAGATGTAGCAACTGTTTTGTAA
- the LOC103413668 gene encoding replication protein A 70 kDa DNA-binding subunit B-like isoform X5: MSGEGERERAESNMRFLRLTSYPTGLVNRGCLREISEIWIVARRSWFYAVLRLIEMMSLHSLIPYQPANKLQIRVCRMWITKTIEDDPQPQSLDCVFVDKQGDAVHATVNARDIQFFLDLLTVGDAYEITKFRVVHNRTSSKVVPHPAALELNRRTTFVPIHKTNQEIPKQWFNLIDLDQLHKRINNDVELTDVFGHLTAVQPIEDVTVQSSRIAKKRNLNLQDIRGETIRITLWGEAATTFEDSGIKSLPPPIFLAVTSLKVKEYRGNPVLGSTGSTVCIFNPEIPQLTQYKQKFKDLKSPVQTLRTSAEMYADRAVSPNFESKTIDELLLLDPALHKNVSFECKATVIGFDLSRGWWYKSCPFCHKAVKKTSGAFQCNEHGSFNRLPEPWFKINLIVEDSTNQHNFLMLGRNAEKILHVSCHTLVIEDGYDDPFMVPPPLKKLVGETKRFLLSFGNQNSDFRKTDFIIYGLLQDQLPLNTAIASIDPQTPTATAGKQIITEATPAPVTPSQRPDHHPQSVVPLKTSKRPLFIDQADKPDSKKTRTEQIEVTNSARIAREFHKLVVPKIEPADKEPIAALKTKSQTKKTKDSAQDVRPPKK, translated from the exons ATGAGTggggaaggagaaagagagagagcagagagCAACATGCGTTTTTTGAGGTTAACGAGTTACCCCACGGGGTTGGTGAACAGAGGATGTCTGAGAGAG ATTTCAGAAATTTGGATCGTTGCAAGAAGAAGCTGGTTCTATGCCGTTTTGAG ATTGATCGAGATGATGTCGCTTCATTCTCTAATACCATACCAGCCAGCAAACAAGCTCCAAATCAGGGTTTGCAGGATGTGGATCACAAAAACCATCGAAGATGACCCTCAGCCACAAAGTCTTGATTGTGTGTTTGTTGATAAACAG GGGGATGCAGTTCACGCGACTGTGAATGCTCGagacattcaattttttttggacCTTCTGACAGTCGGCGATGCATACGAGATCACTAAATTTCGTGTTGTTCACAACAGGACATCGAGCAAAGTTGTCCCTCATCCTGCGGCGCTTGAATTAAATAGGAGAACCACATTCGTTCCAATTCACAAAACAAATCAGGAGATCCCAAAGCAATGGTTCAATTTGATTGACCTTGATCAACTTCATAAGAGAATCAACAACGATGTTGAACTTACAG ATGTGTTTGGTCATTTAACGGCTGTGCAGCCGATTGAAGACGTGACTGTCCAAAGCTCAAGAATTGCGAAGAAGAGGAATCTTAACTTGCAAGACATCAG GGGCGAAACGATTAGGATCACCTTATGGGGAGAAGCTGCAACAACTTTTGAGGACAGTGGAATAAAATCCCTTCCACCACCTATCTTCCTTGCTGTAACAAGCCTCAAAGTCAAAGAATACCGAG GAAACCCTGTTCTTGGAAGCACTGGATCAACTGTTTGTATTTTCAATCCAGAGATTCCACAGCTCACCCAATACAAACAAAA GTTTAAGGATCTGAAATCACCTGTTCAAACCTTACGCACCTCAGCGGAAATGTATGCAGACCGTGCTGTTAGTCCTAATTTTGAGTCCAAAACAATTGATGAGCTCCTTCTACTTGATCCTGCTTTGCACAAA AATGTAAGTTTTGAATGCAAAGCGACTGTCATTGGATTTGATTTGAGTAGAGGTTGGTGGTACAAGTCGTGCCCATTCTGCCATAAAGCTGTCAAAAAAACTTCCGGAGCATTTCAGTGCAATGAACATGGTTCATTTAACAGGTTACCTGAACCATG GTTCAAAATCAATCTTATAGTGGAAGATAGCACAAATCAGCACAATTTCCTCATGTTAGGAAGGAACGCTGAAAAGATACTTCATGTTTCTTGCCACACTTTGGTAATAGAAGACGGATATGACGATCCCTTCATGGTGCCACCACCTCTAAAAAAATTGGTGGGCGAGACAAAAAGATTTTTGCTATCTTTTGGCAATCAAAACAGTGATTTTAGGAAGACAGACTTCATCATTTATGGATTGCTTCAAGATCAGCTGCCCTTGAACACAGCAATTGCCTCAATCGACCCACAAACGCCTACTGCCACTGCAGGAAAACAAATTATAACTGAAGCGACTCCTGCCCCAGTGACACCTTCCCAGCGGCCAGATCACCATCCCCAATCGGTTGTACCTCTCAAAACTTCAAAGAGACCATTGTTCATTGATCAAGCAGACAAACCAGACAG CAAAAAAACTCGCACTGAGCAAATAGAGGTAACCAATTCTGCTAGAATTGCCAGAGAATTCCACAAACTGGTTGTCCCTAAGATTGAGCCCGCCGATAAAGAACCGATAGCTGCGCTCAAAACAAAGTCTCAAACCAAAAAAACCAAGGATAG TGCTCAAGATGTTCGCCCACCAAAAAAGTGA